GTTATGAAGCACGTTCGTACTCTGGGTGTGAATTGTTTTATTAAGTTCTCTCGAGTTACTGTAGTAATTGTAGTCTCGGGTAGTGGCGAAATAGGCCTATTTGTCTACGGTGTACCGAAGTAGCAGAGTTAGGCCTTATAAGTGAATCTACACATTCTTgggtgtaataatcttcatttctggaAGTTACAAAACACGTCGTTTTTAACGGCgcccgaaaggagaaaagacgctattagttttgtgtgaaatgtctgtccgtccgtcagtcccgtttagatctcgtaaactagaaaagatggtgaaaatccgacatcacaatattttagaccattcaaagttctgatgcaacagctacttttttcttttctgaaagcgaaaaatctattttttaaaatcacttatgcaagcagttttttcataaaaatacaccactttaataactattcactattattagtaacaaacacttgaggctctttattagggcaGACtgctatttaccatatttttaacacatttatgcaaacggttgtagattctttgtcaaacatttttttaatatatttgtattgttaagttatgtaagttctgttatacgaagtactatatttacaccaaataaatgtttactatttttttaaagagcaaaaaattatttagtatgcatataggtcagacataatttaaaacaacaattaataatagttttttttcagATTATCTCGTGGACTGTATAACTGTCATATTAATATCagctatcctttggtctgctggaccgctggagcaccacacaagatatgttaaccttattttttctccattattttctgtcatttgtctttgatagaatttcattctaataatattgaaacctgcctttttacctgcctgggtggaccacttcgggggccgattttcagcttgtgtttccacacaaactgtcattGTAAccatatttgttgttttgttttttttcagttttggaAATTATATTTCATTACTGTGAGCTTGAGACGCATATATAACTACATAATCGCGAGATCTAAACAAAGAATTCAAAGGTGATTAACGTAATGGAAAtgagttttatactttaaagtttttctttttttttttttaaaccaggtCATAGACTTATGAGCAGATGCACGTAGTTGCATTACAGCCAATGATACtttcttcactttcacctattcataagcctgttggaccattggggcaccacacaagatctgttgaccgtctttctccattcctttgcCTTAGATAAAAATCGCTTTCAATGGCAGACCTGCCATTCTGTTATGTTGTCtacccatcgctttctctgtctgactCATCTTCTTTCTCCAGGTACTTAGCTCTGAGGACCTtgtcaaaaaacgcaaactaaaactcaatAGCCATATGATTTTTCCTATTAAATTGCTAGAGCTTgaaccaaataaaaaatagtacaaTCGAAGCTATTACTTAACTGAGTAGAGCTTTCTCTTAAAACGATTTTAGCAGACAAATGTCAGAATAGACATCAGAACTGTATTTAGAGCCCTCAAGTTTGTTATAAAATCAAACTTGCTTTGAAAAGACCATTTAATTTGTGCACattttttgcttttaatttACAATAACATGACCTACTAAATTAGTTTAGAATCGCTCTgagcttgttttttttcgtcAGTCCAATCTACATCCTGCCACTTTCCCCTAACCTAGTTCTACCCTTTCTAATTAACAAAGATCTAGGTCGATTCTTTAACGGAAAGGTCACACGACATTGCAGAAGAGGGGCTGTTATCTTCATGAAATGGTGTATCAGCCCGCCAGCAGTGGTGGCCCCAAGCCAGAGACATTAGTTTTGTCTGCATGGTATCCAAGTTTTGTTGATGGCGAGGCGTAGGCCCAGACTCTCAGCGAGAACTGTCATAACCTGTCTTTGATGCTATGACATCTCAGTGTGACAGGTTGGGCAAAGTCCTGATTACATTTTTTCCCTACGTAGTACGTACTATTAACGACGTGTTGGGTAAGCAGGGCctgatttagacttgataaggtcctaagctatttgagaaaTAGGACATCTTGTCGGGCAATTTTTCGTTGCTCTTGTTTCAAAATGCTTGAAAATATCTCTAGAACCTatttgagccccccccccccccctagaaaACAGGTCCCCAATGCTATAGATTGTGTTGCTTATAGCTAAATTCAGCAATGGGGTAAGCCGAAACGCTTAAGTTGAGGCTGGAATTAATGCGTACCAAACGGTATTACCTGAAGAACTTGATAGTTTTTACAGTTTAATAATCGTTTAATTAAACGTAAATAATGTCGATACATCACCAAATACAGTTCATCTACTTGCTGGACTCTTGGGGTTACTGGGTTGATTTCTGACAGCAATAACGTTTCTCTATGATCTTAGACTGGAAGTAGTAGAAAGCTttcctattatttttttaaatagaactatAATGTATTTATCGGAAAGGTGACAGCATTTTCGTATTTTGCAATCGGCTGTCTTTACCCGAAGtaaatcattttgtttctgtCGTTTTCAATTGAAACAAGAAATAATCCTTTTAAATAGCGTCTTAGTTGTATGGGCTGTTCTATAGTGCTTGTTCTAATTCAGTTACATACTTGTGTATTAATAATATGCAGTAATGGAAAGGAATTTGTGAATTACAAGCTTTTGACCGGAAATGGGAGGTTAGAGCTTAGACCCAAGACATAGATGAGATTATAGGAATATTACTTTCTTTgactaaataataattatacgaTCAAAGATCTAATCATTTGTCAATTGCCACTTAAGATATTGGTGATTGAAACAGTTGAAATAAaatctatagaaaaaaaaaaagggttcaaCACAGTTTCTATGCATCGAGTGAATTCCAGCTATGTAGTagcaaaatttacatttttttagagcGTCAAGTAATAAATCTTTTGCTTTAACTTTACACCTTAAACTGTCCTATTGACGTTATCTTTTCCTTTAtacttgaaactttttgtttgtttttttcaattaacaGACAGTTCCAAAATCTAATCACAAcattgaaagaaacaaaacatacaaagttattggaaaaatacttttttgtttattttcagttcaaatttattttttttttcaatttttcagtTTGTATTTGACCAATATATAAACAAGACTGGCCTATATTTCAGAACAATTCAAACAGTGCTACAATAATGCCTtgaagtttttgttgtttttttgccatgGCCAGTCTGATGGAACACCCTGAGAAAACAATGAGCCtcattttttaatacattttttttttaaatcgtagcAGCTCTTGTCAACAATCTTCAAGGCTTACATTTACAATGTAGGTCaatttgttaacattttgtctagtaacaaacacaaaaaGTCAACAATGAATTAActttgattataaaaaaaaggtggtttttatatatataatatattttttttttcatatttttatgtttaaatcaacttaaaaaaaaaaaaaaaaaaaggtcaaccaTTGCTGATGAACACAACCATCAAATGTTCCTGATATCAACCTTTAACAGCACAAGTTTTACATGGAGACTAGATCAAATCAATACTAAACACAGACCTCCCCACCAACTCAATGCCCTAACTCAAATGGTTGAGACAATCAAACCACTACAAACACACCAGTCTTCAGATCACTTAAGTCCTAGGgacaaagtttttaaaaaaaaaaaaaaacatatttacagtatttttggccaagaaaaacaaaattgcacAGACATGTCATCAGACACACACAGAGTCTCCACTCCATGGACACTATAAAATAACAATGTATTGCATTCAATTGATTTTAACACAAGGCTGCACATCTCACACTACTAACATTCTTTGTGCATAATCCTGACATAATGTGGACATATAAGAGATTCATTCAGTATTCTCCAAGGCACATCCTCTTCAAGTGGAGAACACAGGACAGTAAAACATGGACTCCCACAAGATTATGTTGCCTAGATTTGTAATACCAAGTAAGAAATAAATCATCAGTAGACATTTTGGATGCAGTCACTGACAATATCACAGACATCTTTTTCTCGCCAGAAAGTTTTTTAACGACATTATCAAAAAGACTTTCTGGGTTATTTCATTGTACGCCTACACTAACTGAAAGCTGATCTATCACAATACAACAAATAGTACAACCCATTCATGCAGGACAAACcaatgacaaaaataaaaaactgaaAGACAATTACACCAATAGAATCACTCCTCTGGCAAGCATCCATCTTGTACAGCACAACGGAAGATCATTTCTTAAAGTCATGAGGCCCTTCAAtaacaaagtttaaaacaaaaaaaaaaacaattcaataATGACATCCGTTATGCCTGTCACCATTGCAAGAACATGTACATTTGGTGATCTTGTGTCTATTGCTAGAGCTCAACATTCCAAGTCACAGAAATCATCAGGCTACTCGTTGACACAATTTGAAAGACTCAGCGTTCACTATTAGTGTGACAAAAATACTCTTTAACAGGCATTCAGTGGTCTGGCGTAATACACAAGGAGATGAAAACAACACATTGACAAGAATGTTGTTCCTCAATTAACAAGAATGGATATGTCAATGctttgaaaggaaaaaaaattggaatGATAAGATTCAAACCATTTTAGCATCCGTCCTTGTGATGACGACAGTATGGCGTTAAATATGTTAATGATGGGCGGAAGTCATAGGGGGTGCAGGGAAGTGGGTCTGGAAACAAGATGATTGAAAAACAATCATGGAATGGAGTTTTTATCTCCATAAAACAAGAATGCTTTCAATAAACATCttacaaaaaaatgaatgaatgaaatcTCCATTGAACAGgagttgtagaaaaaaaaaataataaagcacTGTCAAGATTATTTCACTCTtcaggcttaaaaaaaaaaaaactagaatatTTACAAAGTTAAATGCTAGACAGGAATTGATAATGCCTAATGGAGACAATTATGCAATGATCTAACATGGATGACaagtttgtaaaaatataaaagtagaAACTGGGTATTAGGTGAGCTTGGCAAATCAAACTACACAAACAAATGGCACAAATAACTAACCAATGTCAGTCTTCAAGGTTATTAAAGTAAGTTCAACTTTAAAAAGATTTCAaacatcagtaaaaaaaaaaaaaatgaaatgagaaAGAAACTTATCAAATCAACTGAAAATAAGTGGATCAAAACTGTTCACATGTACATCATAGCTAATTTTTAATACCACTTCAACTCTACAGCACTTTTTGAtttccaataaaataataaataaaaaataaataaactttcagAGCTAAAATATTGTTAACATTTATAATTATGTCATTGTAATGAGGATGAGTGGAAGTGAGTTAACAAAATTTGACAACTTGATAGAAAACAGAGCCAAAAACAAAATGCTACTCACAAATGTCTACACAGTCAGTACAAACAAGTTGATGTTCAGTCGTCTTATGTGATTCAACACATCAGTCATGTCCTATAAACAGTTTATTATGACgtctcttaaaaaaatatttctcttctATGTAAAATGTCATGAGTAAAAACAGTCTGGatgcaagacaaaaaaaaaaaaaaagggggggggggccttaATGGGGAAAGGGACAATGAAAGAGTTTTAAGACCGATTCGATGTTCTGCCGCCCTCTTTACTGCCAGCTCCCTGAGCTAATACAGAAACTTTCAACACTTCCCATGGATGAGCCACAGCGAGTTACATAGCAACGCTGACCATCATTCTTGTGGTTGTTGTAGTTGGCAGAGGCATGGGATGTAACAGCCCTCCTCTGAGCAAGACTGGACAGGCCTGGTGGAGAAAGCTTCATGCCAAAAGATGGTCTGGAATCCAAATCATTATCACTATGGGGTTCATCATCTCCACTACTTTCCTCACTCACTTTCTCAGTCTTGCTGGCGCTAACAAAAAACTGTGGTCCTGAAATGATCAGGTGCTGCTGCATCATACGATTGATAGAAATAGCTGTCTCGGCAAATGACTCCAAATCTTTAGTGCTGTTGTTcctgaaaaaaacaacccataaaacaattaacacaaagaAGATTGAAACAACTTAAGTTCAAAACAAAATAGGtaaaaagtctaaaaaaaaataaaaataaaacagatcTATTTACCTTGTAAGAATATGAGGGGTTGCTAGAGGGGTAGCAGCTGGAGGGCTAGCCACCCAAGGGTGTTTCAGAACATCTGCAGCTGAGTAGCGTTTACGGGGGTCGCGTACCAACAAGTGCTTGATCAAGTCCTTGGCACTCTCAGATACACAACTCCACTCAGGCTCTGGAAACTCGTAAACACCATCTTGAATAGAATTGAACAGTAGCTCCTGACAGTCCTGACAAGCCTCACCTCGCTCCCATCCACATTCCTCCCCACATTGGCCGTAGAAAGGAGGGTAGCCACATAGCATTATatacctaataaaaaaaaatatagaaaaccTTGATCAAATAATCAGACATGACACTGTCAATAAATCATCATAAtgtattaatttcattttacaATATGTAGGCCAACATATATTgattactttaaaaacattaaaaaaaaaaaaagatacttacAGAATTATTCCAAGACTCCAAAGGTCACACTTTTTATCATAGGAGAAAGACTCTCCCACCCAAGCATCCACAACTTCAGGTGCCATATACTCAGCTGAGCCGACTGGTGTGAGAAGCTCAGGAGTTTTACTTCCATCCGAATTGTTGACACTGACAGGCACCCCACTGGCGAGATCGAAGTCGCAAATCTTGAGTGGAACAACTTCTCCCAATCGTTGGCACAATATATTTTCTGGCTTCAGGTCTCGATGAGCGATGCCCTTGCTGTGTAGAAAATCAAGAGCACGAGCTATTTCCCGAACAACCAAAAAGGCTTCATATTCACTTAAGTGCCCACGGCTCTCAATGTTGCTGAGAAGTGTGCCGCCTTCCATCTTATCAAAGACCAGGTAGAAAACATCATCCTCCTCAAAATACTCCACAAGATTCAAGATATTTTCACTGCCCTGACACTGATGaaaaatttctatttctttgaacaCTTTACTGCGCTGAAGACTGGTACATTTGTTGATCATctaataagaagaaaaaaaaacaacaaatacttagaacaaaattattataaaaattgatgcaacaacaacaaaaaaatctcaTTTCACATTACTAATTAAATCTTGGAAACAAACGTCAATTACCTTAACAGCATATTCTTTGCCTGTTTCTTTATTCACATAAGTTTTCACGGATGCATAAGAGCCATTACCTAAAAACTCTCCAGTTTCCTCATAGAGATCTGTTGAATAAATAAGATGAGCTATTACAAGTTATATCAAAAGAACTTAATTAAGTtcttataaaatgtataaatggtTTGCACTTATTGGTAGCAGAAGAAAAATCTTaccattaaattttttaatagtaGCCCTTCGTTTCTTCTTTCGACTATTGCGAGAATTTGTGTTAGGTCTGATGTTGTTACTATTGTTGTTGTCAAGGTCTGgaaaaatacaatccatatcCAAAGTGAGGGCATTATCCAACTCCAAACTGTTTGGCCGAACAGCTGAAGAGCGCAATGAGGAATTTTCTTCTATctgtaaagtaaacaaaatgatgtggatcttaatttttatataaaataatatatgttGCAGGCACCTTTGTTTTAACAAGGAAAATTCAAGTCTCATGTCTtcaacacacaaaataaaaacaatggcTTGGACACCTCAGGGTTATTTTTGCTTACTTTCTAATGAAAGTTCCATTGATATTTTGAAGTGGAAGGTGATGTTAACATTacaagagtgtgtgtgtggtataCAATAACTCCTTGTTTATAATTTTACTTTCTTaaactatagatctaagtgAGTAAGCCATAATTAGAAGTTGAAAGAAAACTCATACAGAAAACTAGATTTATGTAATACaaatctagatagagtctaTCTTTATTTTTAGATGTGACATGCCCATTGCTAATTGGATAAGTCATATATATCTTAAATGCAGGTAGACCTAGTCCATGCAGTTTGTATCATAACAATAGTTACTATAAGATAGAACAAGTTCAAGATCTGATCTTTACATGCATTAAAAATGTGAGTCTTAGTAAGAGACTAAAATTAAAATGCATCTAGTTCTGGTTGTATCCactaatctatatttataattataaaattattcaatgaaaatctttaatctagaattaatataattattataataacatAATGATAAGATCTAAGAGtcattctagacctagatctagaatatagatcagATATGATTCCAAATACAAGATCTAgaataaatagatttattataatatctagatctaaatcaggaTTAGATGACTTAAAATGACAACATCTTAGCAAATCTAAATATTCTGTTAGTAGAATTAAGTAGATCTACAGTCTTgtcctagattctagatcttgattaAAGACAGTCTATGTTCACAACCAATAGCAGCACAAGACATAAACTCTAGTACCAGAtttatctatatagatctagagtattctagatcATGATTTATTCTTGTTCTAGATGAGATCTCAATTGACTCTATTTCTATGTTTGTCTACATTCTGATACattaattgtataaaaaaacagacttacttcaaaaaagacaATATAGTTGAGTTATACAATATATAAATTATGCTAGTATATTTATagcatctagacctagatctattagatctattgGTCTCAGATCATTCATTGTGACACACTCCTATGACTGTTATGTTACACTTTCTATGTAAttctagtattagatctagatctagtatgcaCTAGTCTATGTGCTGTGACTATAATTGTCACTATTGAGTGactattgatatttaatattgtcaatactttttagttttagactttagatgataatactatatctagaatctaatagTATAGAATTAgtaaagatctagattattttaaGACTAGACCTTGTGACTATGTATGATTCTAGACTATAAATAGTGACTAGACTAGTTCTAGTGATGTGACCCCATAACAAGAAAATTGTAGTGACCTCATGAAAAGGTCAAACCTAAAAATAGCCTCTGTCCTCAGCCTCAAACAAAGCCCTGATAGTGGAATATTCCAACAGCAGAATATAAACAAATTGAAATCTAGATGAGTCTTGAGCATGGATAAATAGTGTAAAACACCAGATCAATCTAAACTTTGTATTGTTTCTTTAGTAGACATTTTCAATGCAAAACTCTGCGCATATTCAATCATATTgcaataatttgaataataaattaatactaGTAGACTAGTCTATGTCACCAGATTGACCagatgagatctagatctagtctagatagattctagatctagatctagatttgtcatTTACAGATTAATAAATCAAATGATTAAATgtagaatagatctaaagtctagatctaatgtaAACTCTAGATTACAATCCAGTCCTGGTTAGCTGGTAGatttctttctagatctagaaataaaaaataagcaaattcatgaaataaacTTACCGTTCTCATGTTGAGGCTGATGATTTGCAGATCGGTCGGCGGCTTGCAGATAACAGATCAAATACAAGCAGATTATTCCTTCGGAAATCAAATATCCGTCAAATCCAACAAATCACAAGACTCTACGGTCTGAAGATATccttttgaattttaaattatGTGCTACAATTTTACTCGACGATCAACCATTGCTTCTAACGGCAGGCTTAAAGCCTTGTATTTTTATCCTTTCAATTCTTTCTTATACGTCCATCCTGGTCTAAACGCTCTAACGCTCTCTACCTGCAGACGGTCTCTTTTATTTTGCCGACGCTGCTACGTGGAGCTTGAGTCACGGGACCACCAGCCAATCAGAATGCAGAGCTGCCGCGAATCGGAGTTTACGTAGCGGTGGCGTGTTATGAACCAGGATAGTTTACATCAGAATATCTGGGTCAACCTTAGgctcttaatattttttttttaaaaaagtgtcgTTGATTTCTAAACAACGTTGGTCCACGTAGTACCACTGAAACCAGACGTGTTTAGGTGTTATGCTTTTATCAGAATGACGATTGGATGATACATGTATTCTTACGCATAGCCATTGAGTTAACCTAGCCTTATCAGCTATATGTCTATGTgcagttttaattaattttgaccAGGGCTGTGACCTTGTAATCATCTATCTAAGCAGGATCAATGTTTGTAAACACATCGTACGTTTCGATAGGGTGTGTCGCCGGTCACATGAGATAATCCAATAGGACGTTTCCGTTCGTTAACAATAGCGCGAGTGGGGTTAACCCACCGAAGGGGGAATTAAACAtattttccattttatttttgtttgtcaaTCATTACAAATAGTAAATACATTAGTTGCATTTTAAATGgatttaacaaaattaaatggCACTACAGTAAACGAAACTGGACGTTGATTGTTTCGGTAAAAAGACGAAACTGATTTCTCTAGTTGTTCAAGATACTATAATATGACGATATTGCATCATTATGACTAAACAAAAAGAGACCGATTTCGACCTGTTGAATGTCTCTTACTGTATGGGCGTTTTTACAAAGGGGTTTATTTTATccattatatgtatattatatggctatattatggagtgtgtgtttgttgaCTGATGTAATCCATTTACAGTGACTAGGATTTTTGTgagctatttttagaaagatggaTTGCACGTGtggtgaattttaaaaaatgggaggggggaggggcggCTGATGAAAGATCTAGAAGACACGTGTACAGTCTAGCTGTTGAGTAGATAGAGATTTGAATGAGTTGAGAGACAATTAAATATACGTATAGTGTTATAGATTAGCGCATCATATTGAAGCCTGCAGATTCATAAAATGGAAATTAGAGCCATTATATTTTGTGTTCTCGGATTCCAAGTTGTTATCCAAAATATGTTTGTTAAGTTAATGATGTTTAGATCATTCTGTGTGGCACACTATATGTTTGTTAATGGTGTTTGTCAAGTTAATGATGTTTAGAACATTCTGTGTGACAGACTATGTTTGTTAATGGTGTTTGTCAAGTGAATGATGTTTGTTAAGTTAAAGAGTAGCTTACTTTTACCTGGTATTTCGGattagctgtctggagctacaccTCAGCATTATATATTTATCTCAATGAAAACTTCTGTTGAGTTGACCAAACGAAACATATTCTCCTAAATATCTTGGTTTTGTCTTAatactagcattacccaccggctacACCTGTTGATATGTTTCCAAGCTATATATTGAATATTGTTGGTTTTGTCATGGATCGCTATTTTCTGTTCTTTCTcgcaacaataataataataaaaagacgCACAAGCTCCAAGCACATTTCATTAGGCCAAAGAATTATTGCATCTATCACGTTGAACTGGACCAGCCCGTGAATTCAAGTATCACTTAATTTCTCTCTTCCATATGTATACATAGAAAACGTACTCAACCCTTTCCAGTTTTACAGTAAACTTTTTTGCAGTGCTTCAAACCCCCGCCAGGTctcctcactttttttttttccattgagaAAAACTAAAATGCAAAAAATCTCCTTTCGAAAGGAAAAATAAGTGTGTCGCAATTTCTGTTTATAAAAGAAAGGAGGGAGTGGAAATGGTTCACGGTTTCTGAATAAAAGACAATATATAGTTCATCCATCGTAGTTCGATggtgaccacttttgtcatccaggggctgagggctttgcacat
The DNA window shown above is from Biomphalaria glabrata chromosome 5, xgBioGlab47.1, whole genome shotgun sequence and carries:
- the LOC106066486 gene encoding MAP kinase-interacting serine/threonine-protein kinase 1-like, which gives rise to MRTIEENSSLRSSAVRPNSLELDNALTLDMDCIFPDLDNNNSNNIRPNTNSRNSRKKKRRATIKKFNDLYEETGEFLGNGSYASVKTYVNKETGKEYAVKMINKCTSLQRSKVFKEIEIFHQCQGSENILNLVEYFEEDDVFYLVFDKMEGGTLLSNIESRGHLSEYEAFLVVREIARALDFLHSKGIAHRDLKPENILCQRLGEVVPLKICDFDLASGVPVSVNNSDGSKTPELLTPVGSAEYMAPEVVDAWVGESFSYDKKCDLWSLGIILYIMLCGYPPFYGQCGEECGWERGEACQDCQELLFNSIQDGVYEFPEPEWSCVSESAKDLIKHLLVRDPRKRYSAADVLKHPWVASPPAATPLATPHILTRNNSTKDLESFAETAISINRMMQQHLIISGPQFFVSASKTEKVSEESSGDDEPHSDNDLDSRPSFGMKLSPPGLSSLAQRRAVTSHASANYNNHKNDGQRCYVTRCGSSMGSVESFCISSGSWQ